The Oceanibaculum nanhaiense DNA segment GCCGCTGCACACGCTGGAAAGCCTGTTGGAGGACCCGCATCTGGCGGCCTGCGGGTTCTTCCGGCCGGTCGAGCATCCCAGCGAGGGGGCCATCCGCACCATGCGGGTGCCCAGCCGCTGGACCGCAACCCAACCGGATCCGCAGATCCCCGCCCCGCGCCTGGGCGAGCAGACCCGCGCCATCCTGCGCGAAGCCGGCCTGAGTGACACGGATATCGACGAGCTACTGACAGACGGCGCCGCGATCGCCGCATCCGAACCGGAAGAAATGGAGACACGCTGATGGATTTCGCCCTCACCCCCGATCAGGAAATTGTCCGCGAGGCGATCACCCGTATCTGCGCCGGGTTCAATGATGATTACTGGCGCGAGAAGGACAAGAGCGGCGATTTCCCGACCGAGTTCTACGACGCCATGGTGAAGGATGGCTGGCTCGGCATCTGCATCCCGGAGGAATATGGCGGCTCCGGTCTCGGCGTCAGCGAGGCCACGGTGATGATGCGGGCGATTGCCGAATCCGGGGCCGGCATGAGCGGCGCCTCGGCGGTCCACATCAATGTGTTCGGCCTCAACCCCGTGCTGGTCTTCGGCACCGAGGAGCAGAAGCACCGCATGCTCACGCCGATGCTGCAGGGCAAGGAGAAGTGCTGCTTCGCCGTTACCGAACCGAACACCGGCCTGAACACGACGCAGCTGAAGACCCGCGCCGAACGCAAGGGCGACCGATATGTGGTGAACGGCAACAAGGTGTGGATATCGACTGCGCAGGAGGCCCACAAGATCCTACTGCTGGCCCGCACCACCCCGCTGGAGGAGGTCAGCAAGCCCACCCACGGCCTCAGCCTGTTCTATACCGATCTCGACCGCAGCCGGATCGAGATCCGCGAGATCGAGAAGATGGGCCGCCACGCCGTCGATTCGAACGCGCTGTTCATCGACGATTTCGAGATTCCGGTCGAGGACCGCATCGGCGAGGAAGGCCGGGGCTTCGAATACATCCTGCACGGCATGAATCCGGAGCGTGTGCTGATCGCCGCCGAGGCCATCGGGCTGGGCATGCTGGCGCTGCAACGGGCGACACAATATGCCAAGGAGCGCATCGTGTTCAACCGCCCCATCGGCCAGAACCAGGGCATCCAGCATCCGCTGGCGGCGAACTGGATGGAGCTGGAATCGGCCTGGATGATGGTGCTGAAGGCGGCCTGGGAATATGACAAGGGCCTGCCCTGCGGGGCCGCCGCAAACGCCGCCAAGTACCTGGCCGGTGAGGCCGGCTTCAATGCCTGTCAGCAGGCGATCATGACCCATGGCGGCATGGGCTATGCCAAGGAATATCATGTGGAGCGCTATCTGCGCGAAGTGATGATCCCGCGCATCGCGCCGGTCAGCCCGCAACTCGTGCTCAGCTACATTGCCGAGCGTGTGCTGGGCCTCCCCAAATCCTACTGAGCACGATGAAGCCGGTCTTTGCCGACAATTTCGACATCGCCGCCCATGTCCGGGCCGGCGACCGGGTGATCTTCGGGCAGGCGTCGGCGGAGCCGCTGACCCTGACCCGGGCGCTGGTCGCGCGGAAGGCGGGGATCGGCCCTTTCTCGGTCTTTCTCGGCGCCTGTTATTCCGACTGCTTCGCCCCGGAGACGACGGACGGCATCGCGGTCTCCGCCTATGGCGCGGTCGGCATCGCTGCAAAATTGGCGAAGGCGGGCCGGCTGGAGGTGCTGCCCTGGCATTACAGCGCGCTGAACCGCGCCTATGCGGAGGGAGCGCTGAAGGCCGATGTCGTGCTGCTGCAACTCTCGGTCGATCCGAAGACCGGCCGTTACGGGCTTGGTTTCTCGAACGATTATGCGGTTCTGGCGGCCCGCCACGCCCGCACGGTGATTGCCGAGGTGAACCCGGCAACCCCCTGGACCCACGATGCCGGATTGCCTTCGGAGATCGTACCGGACGTGCTGGTGGAGGCCGCCTGTCCGCCGCTGGACATTCCGCAACCGCCCATCGACGAGACGTCCCTGGCCATCGCCCGGCATGTCGTGGAGATGATTCCCGATGGCGCGACGCTGCAATTCGGCGTCGGCAGCCTGCCGGAGGCGGTGATGGCGGCGCTCACCGGCCACCGCGATCTCGGCATCCATTCCGGCAGCATGGGCGACCGGCTGGTCGATCTGGTCGAGTGCGGCGCCGTCACCAACGCGCGCAAAAGCCTGGATGCCGGGCGCAGCGTTGCCGGCGTGCTGCTGGGCACGTCCCGGCTGCGCGATTTCGTGCATGACAATAAGGATTTCTCCCTGCGGCCCGCCGCCCATACCCATGGGCAGGATGTGCTGGCGCGGCAGCGCGGCTTCATCGCGGTGAATTCCGCCATCGAGGTCGATCTCACCGGCCAGGTGAACGCGGAAGTGGCGAACGGACGCTATGTCGGGGCGGTTGGCGGCCAGGTCGATTTCGTGCGCGGCGCGAACGAAGCCGAGGGCGGGCGCGCCATTATCGCCCTGCCCGCCACGGCCAGGGGCGGAACGGTCAGCCGCATCGTGGCGAGCGTTGCCAACGTCACCACACCGCGCAGTGATGTCGATGCCATCGTCACCGAATATGGCGTGGCCGCCCTGCGTGGTTGTACGCTGGCCGAGCGGGCGCAGCGGCTGATCGCGGTTGCGGCACCGCCTTTCCGCGAGGAACTCTCTCGCCGCCTGTACGAACAAAACCGGGGGACAAATGCCTGAAACCGACCGTAAAGGCCCGCTGGCCGGGCTGCGTATCCTCGAGTTCGCCGGCATCGGCCCGGCCCCGTTCTGCGCCATGCTGCTGGCCGATATGGGGGCGGAGGTGGTGCGCCTCGACCGGCTGGAGCCGAGTGGTCTCGGTATTCCGAAGCCGGCCCGGTTCGAGCTGATGAATCGCGGCCGGCGTTCCGTCGCCATCGATCTGAAACAGCCGGAGGGCGTGGCCTGCGCGCTCGATCTCGTCGGAAAGGCCGACGCGCTGATCGAGGGGTTCCGGCCCGGCACGATGGAGCGCCTGGGGCTGGGGCCGGATGTGTGCCTCGCCCGCAACCCGAAGCTGGTCTATGGCCGGCTGACCGGCTGGGGCCAGGACGGGCCGCTGGCGCACAGCGCTGGCCATGACATGAACTATATCGCGCTTGCCGGCATGCTGGCCGGCATCGGGCGCGAGGGCGCACCGCCGACGCCGCCGCTCAATCTGGTAGGCGATTTCGGCGGCGGCGGCATGCTGCTGGCCTTCGGTCTGGTCTGCGCGCTGCTGGAGGCGCAACGCTCCGGCCAGGGTCAGGTGGTCGATGCCGCCATGGTCGATGGCGCGGCGCTGCTCGGCACCATGTTCTTCGGGCTGCGCGCCGCCGGCATTCATCGGGAGGAACGCGGCCGCAACCTGCTGGATTCCGGCGCACCGCATTATGAGGTCTATGAGTGCGCCGACGGGAAGTACGTCGCTGTCGCGCCCATCGAGGCGAAGTTCCGCCGCGAGCTGCTGCAGCGCATCGGCTTCGATCCCGCAGTCTTCCCGGATGTCGAGGACAGCACGACCTGGCCAGAAGCGAAGAAACTGCTGGCCGACCGCTTCGCCGGTAAGAGCCGCGCCGACTGGTGCGCCCTGCTGGAAGGCACTGATTCCTGCTTCGCGCCGGTACTCGGTCTCAATGAAGCGCCGGAGCACCCGCATAACAGGGCGCGCGATGCCTTCCCCATCATCGGCGGTATCGCCCAGCCGGCCCCTGCCCCGCGCTTCAGCCGCACCGCACCGCCCCTGCCCACAGCACCGGTTGCCGCCGGCGCCGATAGTCGTGCTGTGCTGGAAGGTTGGGGGCTGGACGCCACGCGCATCGATGCGCTGTTTGCCTGCGGCGCGGTCGGCAGCCCTGACGAACAATCCCGCTAGCGAAAAGGAAACCAGCAATGGCCGGGCTTTATTTCGAGGAGTTCTCCGTCGGACAGGAGTTCCATCACCCGCTGTCGCGCACCGTGACCGAGATGGACAACACCATGTTCAGTCTGCTGACGATGAACCCGCAGCCGCTGCATCTGGACGCGCATTTCGCCGCCCAGACGGAATGGGGCGAGCGGCTGTTCAACAGCATGTACACGCTGGGCATCCTGGTCGGCATGACGGTATATGACACCACGCTGGGCACCACCGTCGCCAATCTGGGAATGACCGATGTGCGCTTTCCGAAGCCGGTCTTCCATGGTGACACGCTGAAGGCCCATACGAAGGTCGTCTCGCTGCGCGACAGCAAGTCCCGGCCGGAAGTCGGGCTGGTCGAGTTCGAGCATTGGGCGACCAACCAGAAGGACGAAACCGTGGCGGTCTGCCGCCGCACCGCGATGATGCGGCGCAAGCCCGCCGCCCAGGAGAAATAAGAGATGAAGATTCGGTCCCTGCTTTTCGTACCCGGCGACAGCGAGCGCAAGTTCCAGCGCGCCCTGACCTCGGCCGCCGATGCGCTGATCCTCGATCTGGAGGATTCCGTGGCCGCCGACCAGAAGGAAGGCGCACGCCATACCGTGCGCGCCTCGCTGGACAGTGACCGCAACGGCAAGAAGCTGTTCGTCCGGGTGAATGCGCTGGATACCGGTCTGACGCTGGGCGATCTTGCCGCCGTTGTGCCGGGCCGGCCGGATGGCATCATGCTGCCGAAATGCCAGAATGGCGAGGATGCGAACCGGGTCGCGCTCTATCTCGATGCCTTCGAGAGTGCCGCCGGCATGCCGCTCGGCACCATCAAGCTGCTGCCGATCGGCACGGAGACGGCGGCCTCGATCTTCGGTCTCGGCAGCTACAAGGGCGCGACTTCGCGCCTGTGGGGGCTGATGTGGGGTGCGGAAGATCTGGCGGCGACGCTGGGCTCCACCGCCAACCGCGATGCGCAGGGCTTCACCGAACCCTACCGCATGGCGCGCAATTTGTGCCTCGCCGGGGCCGCCGGCGCCGATCTGGTGCCGGTCGATACGGTCTATACCGACATCGACAATCTGGAAGGGTTGGCGGTGGAATGCGCCGAGGCGCGGCGCGACGGCTTCCTCGCCAAGGCGGTCATCCATCCCAAGCATATCGACGCGGTGAACGCGGCCTTCACGCCGAAGCCGGAGGAGATCGACTGGGCGCGCAAGGTTGTGGCCGCCTTCAAGCAGGATGGGGCGCTGGGGGTCATCAAGATCGACGGCAAGATGATCGACAAGCCGCATCTGGTCAGCGCCGAGCGCATCCTCAGCCTCGCCGGCACCGCGTGATTATTCGCCTATGACCGTAAGACAGGCCGCCAACGTCCTTGATTTGCTGGAGTTCTTCGCCCGGCGCGGCCAGCCCGCGACCCTGGCGGAGGTGTCAGCGGCGTTTGGCTGGCCGCGGTCATCCACCTTCAATATCCTGACGACGCTGGCGGAGCGCGGCTTTCTCTACGAGCCGCGTCCGCGCGCCGGCTATTACCCGAGCCCGCGCTGGATGGCGCTGGCCCAGCAGATCGCGGCGGCGGAGCCACTGCCGGATTTCGCCCGCCCGCTGATCGAGACGCTGTCGGATGAGACCGGTGAGACGGCGGCCATCGTCGCGCCGGCCGGCACGCAGACCGTGTTCCTGGACGTGGTCGAATCGCCGGCCTCGATCCGCTATTTCGCGCAGGCAGGCCATCGGCTGCCGATCCATGCCAGTTCCTCCGGCCGGGCGATCCTCGCGCAATGCCCGAAGAAGGAAAGGCTGGCACTCTATCGCCGCATTGATTTCCAGCGCCACAGCGACACCACGCCGCTGACGCCCGATGATGTCGAGACGAAGCTGGCCGAGGAGATGGCGCGCGGCTGGCACAGCAGCTTCGCCGAATTCAGCCCGGACCTCGCTGGTGTCGCCCTGCCCCTGCCGGTCGGCGAACGGCGGCTGTCCATCGTGATTGCCGGACCGATGTTCCGTATGCAGGACCGGATGGCGGAGATTGCGGCGATGGTCAGTGACGCAGTCCGAACAATGGCGATTGGATAAAATCCGATATATCGGGTTGCCGGAGCGCGACATGCCTGTATCATTCTTGACAATCCGTGCTATTCCATTGGTATTGTTTGATTTGGCGCGGAAGTAATGACAGTTTTTTGTCTGAGAAAGCGCCCGAAAGGGCCGGGACAAAAGAATTTGCGGATGCAGTATTTTTCAAATGCCGAAAGGACAGCTCGGAATGTCGGATAATCATAGCCATCGAGTGAGCAGTTTTATCCCACCCGTCTTCAGCCGGTTCGTCGGGGATGAAGATTTGAGCGCCGCCGGCGATCGTCCGTCGCCATGCTTTTATTCCCGGATCAGCGACGAGGATCTTTCCGCTGCCAGCGCGCCGCCGCCGTGCGGCGGCTTTCCCTGCCGGATCAGCGACGAGGACCTCTCCGCTGCCAGCGCGGCGCCAATGCCCTGCGCGTTCAGCCGTATCAGCGATGAGGACCTCTCCGCTGCCGGTAGCGCGGCACGACCGCCTGTTGGACCCTGCGTAACCTCCTGCTGGGTTGGCTCCGATGAAGACCTCTCCGCTGCCGGTAGCGCGGCACGGCCGCCTGTCGGACCCTGCGTAACCTCCTGCTGGGTTGGCTCCGATGAAGACCTCTCCGCTGCCGGTCTTTCCGCTGCCGGGACGGCCAAGTGCCGGCCATTGGGCTGCGTAATCGGCGACGAGGATATTTCTTCTGCCGGTATGGTTCGGCCGACGCCCAATTGCTCATGCTATGTGAGCGACGCCGATGAGGAATTGCTGGCTGATTCCGGTCAGTCGCATTAATTCTGGCCTTCCAATGCGCGCCTGCCGGCTGCAAACCGGCGGGCGCGTCTTTGTTTCAGCTTTCCGGATCGCGGTAAAACGGGGCTCCTTGTGACGCATTTCCCCTGTGCCCCTTCCGAATCAATGTCGATTGTCGATGAATTCGGCTACCGGCTGCCGGTGTCGGTGGCATCCGCTACCGTCGATGCGGGTAATGGAAATCTGATCCTGTCGTTCCGTGACGGCACCGGGCTTTCTCTCGCCGGTCATGGCCGGCATGACGCGGAACTGCTGAACGCCCTGCTCGGGAATGGGGCAACGCACGCGCAACTCATGGCATTGGCCGGCGACGAGACCGACCAGTATGTCCCGGGATTTCTACGTTCCCTGGCCTTGCGGCAAGCGCTGGAATGGTTCTTCGGCCCGCCTGAGCAGCCGCTCTGCCACCTGCAAAGCTACAGCGGCACCTATTGCCCTATGCTGATAGCCCTGCCGGACGATGTGTTGCGCATGCCGCTTTCCCGCTTTGTCAGCCTGCGGCGGCATGGCGATGCCGCGATTCTCGATAATCCGGAAGTTCACGCGCGGCTGACCGTCGCACCGGCGGGCATAAAACTGCTGGATGGTTTGTTCGACCCCGTCGCCGGGCAGGAGACGAACAATCCGTTCCGTGGCTTTCTGGCCTGTGCCGGATTTCTTGAGTCGCCGCAGCCGGAACCGGCCGCGCGGGCGGCATGGGAATTTCACGATCTGCAGTTTCACGATGCGACTCGGCAGGCACTGGGGCTGAGACCCATTGCTAAGCACGACCGGTTGGCCGGGACTTACCCGAAGCCATCGCCGGAAAAGCCGGTGATGTCATCGAACCGTATCGTCCTGCCGGCACCAGCCGACCGGTCATCTCCGCCATTCGCGCATGTGCTGGCGGCGCGCCGCTCGATTCGCCGTCCGGCTTCCCAGCCCTTGCGGCTTGACGATCTCTCCACCCTGCTGTGGCAGTGCTTCCGCGCGGCAGATGTGCCGGGTCGTCCCGATGTCCGGCTCTGGCGCCCGGTCCCTGCGGGGGGCGCCATTCATGGGCTTGAGTATTATCTCGGTATCCGGCGCTGTGACGGGCTGGAAAGCGGGTTCTACCATTATCGGGAACAGGAGCATGCGCTGTATAGGCTGCCCTCGCGCCCGGTTCTTGAGGAGCGGTTATATCGCACGGCTGCGGGCGCCATGGGCGAAACCGGGACGCCGCCGGATTGCGTCGTCGTCATGGCCAGCCGTCACCCGCTGCTTGCCCGGGAGTATGAGGGCATCGCCTATCGGCTGGCGCAGCTGCAGGCGGGGGCGGCGATGCAGACACTCTATCTTGTCGCGACTGCGCTCGGGCTGGCACCCTGCGCCAATGGTACCGGCGATTCGGCCTTGTTCGAGGCTCTGACCGGCCTGTCACCCTTCGAGGAAACCGCCATCGCCGAGTTTGCCCTGAGTGGCGGGCCGGAAGCGGATGAGGAAAACAAGGAAAGCCGATGACGTCTATTGTCCTCGAACCCTATGGCAAGGATCACGAAGCCGGCCTGCGGCAGCAACTCGACGCGGCGGGTATCGTCAACCGGCAGGATGGCGTCGGCTATTTCTGGCGGCAGCTGATCGACGAGCCCTATCGCCGGAACAGCGCGGTGATTGTTGCCCGGCAAGGTGAGATGATCGTCGGCATCGCTGTCGTGATGTGCCGGGCCTATGGCCGGCCGGAAGGGCGCTGTTCGATGATCATCGTCTTCGAAGATTGGCGCCGCCAGGGCATCGGCACCCGGTTGAAGGAAGCCGCGGACCGGCACATGGCCGAGGCCGGTATCCCGGCGCATTACGCCATGCTCTATGAAGGCCAGGAGGATGCCCTGCCCTTCCTGGAAGCCACCGGCTTTCGCGAAGTGTGCAAGGATATCGTCATTGCCTGGAATGGTGGGGATTACAGCTACACCCCGGTCGAGGGCGTCCATTGCCGGGAATATCGCGGCGGTGATCCCGTGCTGAATGCCAAGATCGCCGAATTCCAGAACAAGGCCTTCGTGCGCGAGACCATGGTGCCGCACCTGACTGCCGACAGCATCGAAGGGATTCTGAGCGGCGACGGCCACTGGATGATGGTCGCTGTGGAAGTCGCAACGGATGAGGTGGTCGGTGTGACTGAATGCACGGACAACGCCCTGTTCCCCAGCATATCTGTGGCGCGGCGCTATTGGGCGAAGGGGCTGGCGGAATGGATCGGCGGCCTGTCGCTGGACCGCTATATAGCGGCGGGAATCGACAAACCCTGGACCATTGCCCGCCCGGAAAACCGCGCCTCGATCGCCTATCTGAAGCGCATGAACTGGCACCCGGTCAGCCACAGCACGACTTACGTATCTCCTACCGGCGCGCCTGTTCCCGAGGTGCTTACAGAAAGAAGTTGATCGGGTTGAGCGCGGTTTCCGCCAAGGGGGCGTCGAGAATGCCCTGGCGGACCGGTGCTTCGAACAGCCTGTCGGCGCCGCGCCGGTTCCAGAAATGGCACAGGCCGGGAATTGCGACCTTCACGCAGGCCAGCGGTACGTCCCGGCGGTCATAATCCAGCACCACAGTATCGTGCCCGGCGGCGGCCAGCCGTTCGACACAGAAACTGACCGCCTCGACAATCGAGACATCCTCCGGTCGCGGCAGGTCCCAGGAGCGGCCAGGCTGGCGCGTATCGGCCCGGAGATAGGGGTGCTGATCGATCACCGCCGTCTCGAACCAGTCCCGGGCATCGTCGAAGGAAGTCTTTTTCCCTCTGGCGTTGCCGTGTTCAGCGCATTGAAATAGATGCCCTGGTTCAATTCGGTAAGGGCTCGCGTCGCGGCAATGGCCGGATCGAGATGGGCACCGAATCCGATCGAGATGCGGCTGCCATCCTGCGCCTGCGATGCGATCGCCGCCATCACCGGAATGCCGAGATCGGTGGTGAGGTCCAGCACCTCGACGCGCAGGCCGTCGCGGCGCGCGTAATCCTCCATTGCCTGCAGAAACGCCGAATCCACGCCCTCCAGCCGGGCGGCCGGACGATTATGCAGCCGGTTGTACCACCAGATGGCAATGGCATCGCGTTCGATGACTTCCAGCAGGCCTTGCAGGATCGCCTCCTCGCGGGTGCCGCCGGACGCACAGCCATTGGAATCAGCGATGCAGAAAGCGTGATCCTCCGACACTTCCCGCGCGGCATAGTCGAAATAGCAGAACCGTGTCGGTAGCCAGCGCGGCGCATCCTGAGTCAGCGACCAGGCTGGCGACCATTCGATGGTGCTGCCCTCGTTGAACGGCTGTGGCACCTTGTGCATCGGCCCGGCCTGCTTGTTCAGGCTATCGCGGTTGGCATACTGGTGCGCACTGAAGCCGAGCAATGCCTGCGGGTGGACAGCCTCCTCCCCCAGCGTGTCCAGGTGCGCGAGGCGGCGCGGCTCGCTGCCGGTCCAGCCGCAGGCATAGCGCTCCACCGCTTCGGCAAGACAGCTGATCCGGGCCTGCGTCGGGTTGATCCCCTTGCCGCCGGCCGAGCCGGGCTTGCCAAGCCCGCGATTCTGCCTTGGGTCGACCGATTCGCGGTTGGCCTGTGCCGCCACCGCAACATGAAGCCCCGGTGCAAGTTCGTGATCATCGATCCGGGCGACGATGCCGGTCAGCGGGCTGACGATAGGGTGCAGCTTTGCCAATGCTTCGGCGGGGGACAAGGCGCGCCAACCGCTTTCGCCTTTCCCGATGGCTTGTGCCGGGTTCAGCCTGATCGGCGGCGCTTCGGTAACAGCCGGCGATTCGCCGTCCCCGCAAACGGGGCAATCCTGGAAGTGCGGGGCAGCGTGCGAGCCGAGCGCCAGGCTGGCGCTGTCCAGCGTGACCAGATGCCCGGCAAGGCGGCTGGCATCCCCCATCGCGATATCGCCAATCTCGGTCGCGGCCAGGCCGAAGGCCAGCGACAGCGATCCCGGCGTCCAGCCCAGTGCCGGGCGCAACCCGCCGGGCAGGGCCGGAATCAGGGAATCGCCTGGCCGGTGCGCCATCAGCCGGCGGGCAAGGCAGAAATAGCAGGCTTGGGTGGAATCCGGCGCGGCTGGATTTTCGAAAATCGGGCCGATCCAGGCCTGCATCCCACCCGGCTTCAGCGGGATCCAGCGCCGTGCGCGGCCTTCCGTGCTGCCGGCGAAGCGGGCCAGACTTTCCTGGAGATAGTCATCGACCAGCACGAGCAACAGATCGGCGGCATCGGGCGCGGTTGTGGAAATGCCGCTGCCGGAAAGCATACCGGTCAGGCGTTCGGCTGCCGGCGTGCCGGCGCTTTCGCCGCTGCCCAGCGGCAAGACGCCGACCGACAGGCCTTGCAGGGTACGCATGGCGCTGTCCGGCGCCTGGCCCCGGGCGCTCCAATAGGCGTGCAACGGGCGCATTCCCATCAGATCGGACGGCGCTGGAACCGGCACGATATAGGATTTCGCCAGCATGTGTTTCAGGCAGTCCCGGACCGTATCGGCGTCCACGGATCGCGCGAGGGAGTCGACGATCTGCGCCGCCGTCAGCCGGCCGTCGAGAAGCGGCAGCAAGGCAATATAGAGCCCGCCGGTCAGCCGGTAGCTCTGGGTCTCCGACAGCAGCAGCAGGCGCTCCTCATCCTGGCGGTGGACGGCGAAATGCGGCGCGATGGCCAGATAGGCCTCTTCCGGCAGGACAGACATGACTCCCCGATATTCTCTAGCTATTCCATATGGATCGCGCGGCTGCGCCAACGGACGGTCCGGTGGACTATAACGCGTAGAGCGATGCGACAAAGGGGGTTATCTGGCGTCCCAGCCGCCGCCGAGGGCGGTAACCAGCTGAATCGACGCGATGAGCTGCTCCGCGCGGATTTCCAGTGCCGTGCGCCGGCTGGTGTAGGTCTGGTTCTGCGCCACCGAGACTTCCAGGAAAGTCACCAGACCGGCGCGGTAGCGGTTGGTCACGACGCGTTCATTCTCCTCCGCCAGCTCGACCAGCCTTTGTTGCTGCACGGCCTTCTCGGAGAGGGTCTGAAGCGTGGCCAGCGCATCCTCCACCTCCTGCATGCCGGTGAGGAAAGTCTGGCGGTAGGCAGCCACCCGCTCGTCATATTGCGCGCGGCTTTGCTCGACCAGTGCGCTGCGCCGTCCGCTGTCGAACAGGGTCGCCGCCAGCGACGGACCGACCGACCAGATGAATTGCGGTGCGCTGAGCAGGTCGATGAAGCGCCCCTCCTGCAGGACGCCCTGCGCGCTCAGGGTCAGGTCGGGGAACCAGGCGCCCTCGGCGACGCCGATATTGGCATTGGCCGCGGCGACCAGCCGCTCGGCGGCGGTGATGTCGGGGCGCCGGGCCAGCAGCGCTGCGGGCATCTGGGCTGGAATCGCGGGCGGCGGCGGCAGTGCATCGGTGCGCGCCACGGCGAAACCGGCGGGCGGGCGGCCCAGCAGAACGGCAATCGCGTTCTCATTCAGCAGGCGCTGCTGGAGAAGATCGGATTCCTGGGTCAGCAGCGATTGCAGCTGGACTTCCGACTGGATGACATCGGCCCGCGCGGCAAGGCCGGCACTGTACTGGTTGCGGGTCAGTTCCAGCGAGCGCGCATAGGCCTCACGGGTCAGTTCCAGCAGACCGAGATAGAGGTCGGTGGCGCGGATACGCAAGTAAGCCTGGGCCACGGTCGATTGCATGCTGAGCCGCATCGCTTCCAGATCGGCGGCACTGCTGGCAATGCTGGCGCGGTCGGCTTCCATCTGCCGGCGCAGCTTGCCCCATAGATCCGGCACCCAGCTGGCGGTCGCGCCGACCTGATAGGCGGTGCCGTCGCTGCTGCTGGAAAGGCTCGAACCGCCGCCATTATTCTCCCGCCCGCTGCGTTGTGCGCTGGCATTGCCCTGAACCTGCGGCAACGCACCGGCGCGGGAAACCCGCAACTGCGCCAGCGCCTGGCGGTAGCGGGCCTCGGCCTGTGCCACGGACAGGTTCGATCCGGCTGTCGTGCGCATAAGACGGTCGAGTTCCGGGTCGCCATAGATCGCCCACCAGTCGCCCGATGGCGGCGCCTCCACGCTCGACAGGCTGCGCCAGCCCGCCTCATGCTTGTAGGCTGCCGAAATCGGTACTTCCGGCCGGCTGTAATCCGGTCCGACCGTACAGCCCGCCAGCACGGCCGAGGTCAGAAGGATCACCGGGAAAAAACCGTGGTGTTTCATGATGCAAATCCGGTGCGGGCGAAGCGGCGTAGGCTCCATTGCCGCAGGCGTTCGAAGTAGAGATAGACCACCGGGGTCGTGTACAGGGTCAGTATCTGGCTGACCGCCAGCCCGCCGATGATGGCGATGCCCAGCGGCTGGCGCATCTCTGCCCCCTCCCCCAGCCCGATGGCAAGCGGCACCGCGCCTAGCAGGCCGGCGAGGTTGGTCATCAGGATCGGGCGCAGTCGCAGCAAGGCGGCATGGTGGATGGCCTCTACCGGGCTGGCGCCGTCGCGGCGCTGCCGCTCCAGCGCGAAATCGACCATCAGGATGGCATTCTTCATCACGATACCAATCAGCAGGAACAGCCCCAGCAGAGCGATCAGCGTGAATTCCGTATTGCTTGCGCGCAGCGCCAGCAGTGCCCCGATACCGGCCGATGGCAGCGTGGACAGGATGGTCAGCGGATGCAGCGTGCTTTCATACAGCACGCCGAGCAGCAGATAGACCGCCAGCAACACGCCCGCGATAAGCAGCGGCTGGGCCTGTACGCTTTCCTGAAAGCCGCGTGACCGTCCGCCGGTGCGGGCCTGAACTTCGGTCGGCAGCAGGATGTCCGCCAGCATCCGGTCGATGGCTTCCTGCGCTTGCTGCGTGGTGACGCCGGGTGCCAGCGAATAGCCGATGCTGGCCGCCGCGAACTGCGAATCA contains these protein-coding regions:
- a CDS encoding acyl-CoA dehydrogenase family protein, translated to MDFALTPDQEIVREAITRICAGFNDDYWREKDKSGDFPTEFYDAMVKDGWLGICIPEEYGGSGLGVSEATVMMRAIAESGAGMSGASAVHINVFGLNPVLVFGTEEQKHRMLTPMLQGKEKCCFAVTEPNTGLNTTQLKTRAERKGDRYVVNGNKVWISTAQEAHKILLLARTTPLEEVSKPTHGLSLFYTDLDRSRIEIREIEKMGRHAVDSNALFIDDFEIPVEDRIGEEGRGFEYILHGMNPERVLIAAEAIGLGMLALQRATQYAKERIVFNRPIGQNQGIQHPLAANWMELESAWMMVLKAAWEYDKGLPCGAAANAAKYLAGEAGFNACQQAIMTHGGMGYAKEYHVERYLREVMIPRIAPVSPQLVLSYIAERVLGLPKSY
- a CDS encoding acetyl-CoA hydrolase/transferase family protein; its protein translation is MKPVFADNFDIAAHVRAGDRVIFGQASAEPLTLTRALVARKAGIGPFSVFLGACYSDCFAPETTDGIAVSAYGAVGIAAKLAKAGRLEVLPWHYSALNRAYAEGALKADVVLLQLSVDPKTGRYGLGFSNDYAVLAARHARTVIAEVNPATPWTHDAGLPSEIVPDVLVEAACPPLDIPQPPIDETSLAIARHVVEMIPDGATLQFGVGSLPEAVMAALTGHRDLGIHSGSMGDRLVDLVECGAVTNARKSLDAGRSVAGVLLGTSRLRDFVHDNKDFSLRPAAHTHGQDVLARQRGFIAVNSAIEVDLTGQVNAEVANGRYVGAVGGQVDFVRGANEAEGGRAIIALPATARGGTVSRIVASVANVTTPRSDVDAIVTEYGVAALRGCTLAERAQRLIAVAAPPFREELSRRLYEQNRGTNA
- a CDS encoding CaiB/BaiF CoA transferase family protein, with the translated sequence MPETDRKGPLAGLRILEFAGIGPAPFCAMLLADMGAEVVRLDRLEPSGLGIPKPARFELMNRGRRSVAIDLKQPEGVACALDLVGKADALIEGFRPGTMERLGLGPDVCLARNPKLVYGRLTGWGQDGPLAHSAGHDMNYIALAGMLAGIGREGAPPTPPLNLVGDFGGGGMLLAFGLVCALLEAQRSGQGQVVDAAMVDGAALLGTMFFGLRAAGIHREERGRNLLDSGAPHYEVYECADGKYVAVAPIEAKFRRELLQRIGFDPAVFPDVEDSTTWPEAKKLLADRFAGKSRADWCALLEGTDSCFAPVLGLNEAPEHPHNRARDAFPIIGGIAQPAPAPRFSRTAPPLPTAPVAAGADSRAVLEGWGLDATRIDALFACGAVGSPDEQSR
- a CDS encoding MaoC family dehydratase; this translates as MAGLYFEEFSVGQEFHHPLSRTVTEMDNTMFSLLTMNPQPLHLDAHFAAQTEWGERLFNSMYTLGILVGMTVYDTTLGTTVANLGMTDVRFPKPVFHGDTLKAHTKVVSLRDSKSRPEVGLVEFEHWATNQKDETVAVCRRTAMMRRKPAAQEK
- a CDS encoding HpcH/HpaI aldolase/citrate lyase family protein, whose protein sequence is MKIRSLLFVPGDSERKFQRALTSAADALILDLEDSVAADQKEGARHTVRASLDSDRNGKKLFVRVNALDTGLTLGDLAAVVPGRPDGIMLPKCQNGEDANRVALYLDAFESAAGMPLGTIKLLPIGTETAASIFGLGSYKGATSRLWGLMWGAEDLAATLGSTANRDAQGFTEPYRMARNLCLAGAAGADLVPVDTVYTDIDNLEGLAVECAEARRDGFLAKAVIHPKHIDAVNAAFTPKPEEIDWARKVVAAFKQDGALGVIKIDGKMIDKPHLVSAERILSLAGTA
- a CDS encoding IclR family transcriptional regulator, which codes for MTVRQAANVLDLLEFFARRGQPATLAEVSAAFGWPRSSTFNILTTLAERGFLYEPRPRAGYYPSPRWMALAQQIAAAEPLPDFARPLIETLSDETGETAAIVAPAGTQTVFLDVVESPASIRYFAQAGHRLPIHASSSGRAILAQCPKKERLALYRRIDFQRHSDTTPLTPDDVETKLAEEMARGWHSSFAEFSPDLAGVALPLPVGERRLSIVIAGPMFRMQDRMAEIAAMVSDAVRTMAIG